Genomic segment of Saprospira sp. CCB-QB6:
CCCGAACTACTGATGTGCTGATCGATCAACTTCTGTATCTGGCCCTCATAGCGCCTGTAATCTACCTGATCGGAATAGCGAGTGAGTACGGCCTTCCGCAGCTTTAAGAAAAAGGCTAAATCCTCCTTGTATTGGGCCAGTTGATTTTTAGGCTCCTCCTTATGAAAGGCAGCAGAAGATAAGGCCATTTTCAATGTCCGCGCATAAGCCCGCAGCTTATCATAAAAGCTGAGGCGAATGGCTTCATCTGCCAAAAGCTGTTGGTAAGCTTCTGCATCTCGCTTGTTTTTGACCGTTTTGAAAAGGTCCCAAAGCTCAGCATGCCGCTGCGGCAATTTGCCAATCTCTTCCTTAATATCGGTTAAGGTACCCTTCAAGTCATCAGGATCAAAGTCATCAAAGGAGGCGTAAATGGCCAAAGCATCATCTAAGGCTCCTAATACCCCATAGTAATCAATGATGTACCCATAGTCCTTGTCCGGATGGACCCGATTGACCCGCGCTATGGCCTGCAATAGACTATGATTGCGGAGGTTTCTGGTCAAATATAATACGGTATTCTGTGGCGCATCAAAACCAGTCAATAGCTTATCAACAACAATGATGATCTCAGGATGCTCCTCGTTTTTATAGCGATTGACGATGTTCTTCTGATAACGACTGGCATTTCCATGCTCTTCCATCATCCTTTTCCAAAAGGACTTTAGCCGATCAGAACTGGCCCCATAAGCACTATCTTCTCCCTCCCGATCATCTATGGCCGAGATGACGACCTCACTACTGACCCAATTGGTGGCATCCAAAAATTCTTTGTACTTGATGGCCGTCTCTTTGTTGGGAGCGACTAATTGCCCCTTAAAGCCCGTTCCCCGGAAGTTCTCTTTAAAATGCTTGGCAATATCCCAAGCCTGCGCATAAACCTTCTGATCCGCCTTATTGAGCTGATCCGCTCGACTAAATTTCTTTTTCAAATCCTTGCGCTCATATTCCGTTAAGGGCTCCGCAATCATCGAAAAGAAGTTATCTAAAGCGGCCGCATTTACGGTTTGGGCCGTATGCCGCCCCTCATAGAGCAAGGGCACAACTGCCCCATCCTTGACGGCCTGATCGACGGTATAATGATCGATCAAGGTCCCAAACTTGCTCAAGGTGTTTTTGTCTTTCTTGAATAAAGGAGTTCCCGTCAAGGCAATAAAGCAAGCATTGGGTAATACCCGCTCCATATTGACATTGAAGGTTCCATGTTGTGTGCGGTGGCCCTCATCCACCAAAACAAAGATATTGGGACTCTGCAAGGGCTGGCTCATTTTCTTTACTGCGGTCTCAAACTTATTGATGACCGTGGTAATGACCACATCCCCATCTTCTTCTAAGAGCCTCACCAACTGCTTGCCCGTCTTTGCATTCTCTACGGGCATCCCACATTTCTGAAAGGTTTTGGTGATTTGCTCATCCAAATCCGTGCGGTCCGTTACGAGTACGATCTTCGGATTCTTGATTTGTGGATCCATCACAATGGCCTGCGCCAATAGCACCATGGTTAGCGATTTACCCGAACCCTGTGTATGCCAAATCACGCCCCCTGAACGCTTGCCCGCCTGTATGGGCCGCAATTGCTCCATTGCCTTGGCCACCGCAAAATACTGCTGGTAGCGAGCTAGTTTCTTTACCCCATTGTCATAAAGAATGAAGTTGCGCACAAAGTCTAATAAACGCTCAGGCCGAAACAAACCATAAAGGTAGGCATCCTGCGGACTAGGCGCTATGGGCTCTGCCCCCAAAGCATCAAAGTACTGACGAACATAGCGATAGCGCTCCTCAAAAAGGGCATTTTTAGTTGCTTCGCTTAATGGGCGGTTCTTTAGGGCATATAGCTGCTGCTCATAGTCTTGCTTGGCCTGCGCATTGGCAAATTTCTCTTGCCAGTGCGACCAGAATTTCTCTGCGGTGCCATTGGTGGCGTACTTGCCCGAATTGGTCGAGATGCTTAATAAGATTTGTGCATAGACATACAAATTCCGTATCCCATCCTCTTGCTGATTGCGCAAATGCTGAGAAATGGCCTGCGCTATGGGCTGCTTCATATCGGGCCGCTTGCATTCTATGATGCCCAAGGGAATCCCATTGACAAAAAGGACAATATCTGGCCGATAATGATCCCGACGACCCGTACGCAAAACAGAATACTCTTCTGTTAGATGAAAACAGTTGCGCTCTGGATGCTCAAAGTCGATATACTTTAGGTTGTAGCTCTTTTTTTGGCCCGCTATGGATTGCTCTAAGGATATTCCCGCCGTCAATAGATCATAGAGCTTTTGACTAGCCGTAATATATCCCTCTGCCAAAGGCAAACTACTCAAGCGGCGAATGGCCTGCCCTATATTGGCCTCCGAAAAGTCTATTTGCTGGCCTGCCCGCTCTATCTTGTTGAGCCGCTTGAGCTGCTGCGCCAAGATGTTTTCTAATAATACGGTCCGATGACTGCCCCCTCTTGCTTGCAAACAAGCAGAAGGCGATAAATAACGGTAGCCCATATTGATTAGGAGGGCCAAGGCCGGTATTTGCGAGATATGATCTTCTTTAAAGGATGGTCTTTGCATTGTTCTTATGTTTAATGTTTGTCTGTAATGCGTTTTTCTATATGGCCGAAGCGCAGAGCTTTCATTTGGCCTAGCGATGTGCAGCAGTGCGGCGCAGCCGCAGACCAAGGCGCTGCAAGCGCCGCAGGGCCGAGCAGACCTGCGAGCTGCGAAACGTAGCGCCGCAAGGCGAAGCCGCAGCGGAGGCCCCTAAATAACAATAAACTCCCCCCCT
This window contains:
- a CDS encoding type I restriction endonuclease subunit R, with amino-acid sequence MQRPSFKEDHISQIPALALLINMGYRYLSPSACLQARGGSHRTVLLENILAQQLKRLNKIERAGQQIDFSEANIGQAIRRLSSLPLAEGYITASQKLYDLLTAGISLEQSIAGQKKSYNLKYIDFEHPERNCFHLTEEYSVLRTGRRDHYRPDIVLFVNGIPLGIIECKRPDMKQPIAQAISQHLRNQQEDGIRNLYVYAQILLSISTNSGKYATNGTAEKFWSHWQEKFANAQAKQDYEQQLYALKNRPLSEATKNALFEERYRYVRQYFDALGAEPIAPSPQDAYLYGLFRPERLLDFVRNFILYDNGVKKLARYQQYFAVAKAMEQLRPIQAGKRSGGVIWHTQGSGKSLTMVLLAQAIVMDPQIKNPKIVLVTDRTDLDEQITKTFQKCGMPVENAKTGKQLVRLLEEDGDVVITTVINKFETAVKKMSQPLQSPNIFVLVDEGHRTQHGTFNVNMERVLPNACFIALTGTPLFKKDKNTLSKFGTLIDHYTVDQAVKDGAVVPLLYEGRHTAQTVNAAALDNFFSMIAEPLTEYERKDLKKKFSRADQLNKADQKVYAQAWDIAKHFKENFRGTGFKGQLVAPNKETAIKYKEFLDATNWVSSEVVISAIDDREGEDSAYGASSDRLKSFWKRMMEEHGNASRYQKNIVNRYKNEEHPEIIIVVDKLLTGFDAPQNTVLYLTRNLRNHSLLQAIARVNRVHPDKDYGYIIDYYGVLGALDDALAIYASFDDFDPDDLKGTLTDIKEEIGKLPQRHAELWDLFKTVKNKRDAEAYQQLLADEAIRLSFYDKLRAYARTLKMALSSAAFHKEEPKNQLAQYKEDLAFFLKLRKAVLTRYSDQVDYRRYEGQIQKLIDQHISSSGVEQIVSMVDIFDTEAFQEEVEKTIGDRAKADKIASRTAKHISERLEEDPAFYRKFSEMLEEAIRDFKEKRMTELQYLNKLKDLMQKVLNREDSSLPAALAGHSEAQAFYGLALEELENLAPLELEAEKKQQLALAFALTSDQLIKDMIVVDWVQKQDVQNEMSRDLGDILIDSLEAEGLSPDYKQVDHLVDRIIANAKKRYKS